The proteins below are encoded in one region of Salvelinus namaycush isolate Seneca chromosome 32, SaNama_1.0, whole genome shotgun sequence:
- the LOC120027388 gene encoding syncoilin-like yields the protein MEKRRDELMGELQALREEKTGTEEGREGGQAAQLRQVLNIGADGRREARMREWQSLRAERSVEERRLSSVRLERQGLQEEMRRLKRRLFSVARECAHNQVILVTQQREVAQLNKEQMELDTLIIQLTEEVSQLRSTHQTQLSTFQSQLQTPRQTPIPIEELTQSKRTACGDIQQYLQGGLKALEERYEPMLLALLKRKERTSEAQVKARQQAQELRSRRGPMREEGQRLGLQRACLEERLILMETHRREDVERYRETVDRLEDTNREQKTKLQIQKRETKEMEELRDSLTKELYLYRGIVEDNNKNDVTRVQEKTTGSNRSLAV from the exons ATGGAGAAGAGACGGGATGAACTGATGGGAGAGCTACAGGCACTAAGGGAGGAGAAGacggggacagaggaagggagagaaggagggcagGCGGCACAGTTAAGGCAGGTGCTGAATATTGgggcagatgggaggagggaggcgCGGATGAGGGAGTGGCAGTCTTTGAGGGCTGAGAggagtgtggaggagaggaggctgtCCAGTGTGCGTCTGGAGAGGCAGGGTCttcaggaggagatgaggaggctgAAGAGGAGGCTGTTCTCTGTCGCCAGGGAGTGTGCTCACAACCAGGTCATCCTGGTAACCCAGCAGCGTGAGGTGGCCCAGCTCAACAAGGAACAG atgGAACTCGACACACTGATCATCCAGCTGACTGAGGAGGTGTCTCAACTCCGCTCCACCCACCAGACCCAGCTCTCCACCTTTCAGTCCCAGCTCCAGACACCCAGGCAGACACCCATCCCCATAGAGGAGCTGACCCAGAGCAAGAGGACCGCGTGTGGGGACATACAGCAGTACCTGCAGGGAGGGCTCAAAGCCCTGGAGGAAAG GTATGAGCCAATGCTGCTGGCCCTGTTGAAGCGGAAGGAGAGGACGTCAGAGGCCCAGGTGAaggccaggcagcaggcccaGGAGCTGAGGTCCCGCCGAGGGCCCATgagggaggagggacagaggcTGGGGCTGCAGAGAGCCTGCCTGGAGGAGAGACTCATACTGATGGAGACCCACAGGAGAGAGGACGTGGAGCGGTACAGG GAGACAGTGGACAGGCTGGAGGACACTAACAGAGAGCAGAAGACAAAGCTACAAATCCAGAAGAGGGAAACCAAGGAGATGGAGGAACTGAGAGACAGTCTTACTAAAGAACTCTACCTGTACAG AGGTATTGTCGAAGACAATAACAAGAATGATGTAACCAGAGTGCAAGAGAAAACCACCGGGTCAAATAGAAGTCTTGCAGTTTAG